From the Pseudomonas sp. SORT22 genome, one window contains:
- a CDS encoding TM2 domain-containing protein, giving the protein MNSYQQGGQLHDTHSKVIGYLLWIFGFTGSHRFYYGKPVTGTIWFFTLGLLGIGWLIDLFLIPAMDREADLRFQPGPLDYSLAWILLTFLGVFGVHRMYQGKWITGLIYLCTGGLFLVGVLYDFWTLNTQVSLANAQRR; this is encoded by the coding sequence ATGAACAGTTATCAACAGGGCGGTCAGCTACACGACACCCACAGCAAGGTGATCGGTTATCTGCTGTGGATTTTCGGCTTCACCGGTTCGCACCGCTTCTACTATGGCAAGCCGGTCACTGGCACGATCTGGTTCTTTACCCTGGGCCTGCTCGGCATCGGCTGGTTGATCGACCTGTTTCTGATTCCGGCGATGGACCGCGAAGCCGACCTGCGCTTTCAGCCGGGCCCACTGGACTACAGCCTGGCGTGGATCCTGCTGACCTTCCTCGGGGTGTTTGGCGTGCACCGCATGTACCAGGGCAAGTGGATCACCGGCCTGATCTACCTGTGCACCGGCGGGTTATTCCTGGTGGGGGTGCTGTATGACTTCTGGACGCTCAATACCCAGGTGTCACTGGCCAACGCCCAGCGGCGTTAA
- the argS gene encoding arginine--tRNA ligase: MKDTIRQLIQQALTQLVTDGVLPEGLTPAIQVENARDKTHGDFASNIAMMLAKPAGMKPRDLAEKIIAALPADEQVSKVEIAGPGFLNFFQNTQALASRLDAALADAKLGVKKAGPQQKVVVDLSAPNLAKEMHVGHLRSTIIGDAVSRVLEFLGDDVIRQNHVGDWGTQFGMLMAYLQENPITSDELSDLENFYRAAKKRFDESEEFADRARGLVVKLQAGDPECLKLWTRFKDISLSHCQKTYELLNVKLTMADVMGESAYNDDLANVVSDLKAKGLLVESKGAQCVFLEEFKTAEGEPLPVIVQKADGGYLYATTDLAAVRYRSNVLKADRALYFVDQRQALHFNQVFEVARRAGFVGHPMQMEHMGFGTMNGADGRPFKTRDGGTVKLIDLLTEAKERAYALVKEKNPELAEADLRAIGEVVGIGAVKYADLSKHRTSDYSFNFELMLNFEGNTAPYLLYAYTRVAGVFRKLGKSFEEVDGQIILQAPQEQDLAARLAQFGEILNNVAEKGTPHVLCAYLYDVAGLFSSFYENCPILAADTPEQQQSRLRLAALTGRTLKQGLQLLGLETLERM; encoded by the coding sequence ATGAAAGACACCATTCGCCAGCTGATCCAGCAAGCCCTCACCCAACTCGTCACCGACGGTGTGCTGCCTGAAGGGCTGACGCCGGCGATCCAGGTGGAGAACGCCCGGGACAAGACCCACGGCGACTTCGCCAGCAACATCGCGATGATGCTGGCCAAGCCTGCCGGCATGAAACCGCGCGACCTGGCCGAGAAGATCATCGCCGCCCTGCCTGCCGACGAGCAGGTAAGCAAGGTCGAGATCGCAGGCCCAGGCTTTCTCAACTTCTTCCAGAACACCCAGGCCCTGGCCTCGCGCCTGGACGCGGCCCTGGCCGACGCCAAGCTTGGCGTGAAGAAAGCCGGCCCGCAGCAGAAGGTGGTGGTCGACCTGTCGGCCCCTAACCTGGCCAAGGAGATGCACGTCGGCCACCTGCGTTCGACCATCATCGGTGACGCCGTATCCCGCGTGCTGGAGTTCCTCGGCGATGACGTAATCCGCCAGAACCACGTCGGCGACTGGGGCACCCAGTTCGGCATGCTGATGGCCTACCTGCAGGAAAACCCGATCACCAGCGACGAGCTGTCGGACCTGGAGAACTTCTACCGTGCGGCGAAAAAACGCTTCGACGAGTCCGAAGAGTTCGCCGACCGCGCCCGTGGCCTGGTGGTCAAGCTGCAAGCCGGCGACCCGGAATGCCTGAAGCTGTGGACCCGCTTCAAGGACATCTCGCTGTCGCACTGCCAGAAGACCTACGAACTGCTCAACGTCAAACTGACCATGGCCGACGTCATGGGCGAAAGCGCCTACAACGACGACCTGGCCAATGTCGTCAGCGACCTCAAGGCCAAGGGTCTGCTGGTCGAGAGCAAGGGCGCCCAGTGCGTATTCCTTGAAGAATTCAAAACCGCCGAAGGCGAGCCACTGCCGGTGATCGTGCAAAAAGCCGACGGCGGCTACCTGTACGCCACCACCGACCTCGCTGCCGTGCGCTACCGCAGCAACGTGCTCAAGGCCGACCGCGCCCTGTACTTCGTCGACCAGCGTCAGGCCCTGCACTTCAACCAGGTGTTCGAAGTGGCTCGCCGCGCCGGTTTCGTCGGCCACCCGATGCAAATGGAGCACATGGGCTTCGGCACCATGAACGGCGCCGACGGCCGTCCGTTCAAGACCCGCGACGGCGGCACGGTGAAGCTGATCGACCTGCTCACCGAAGCCAAGGAGCGTGCCTACGCCCTGGTCAAGGAGAAGAACCCGGAGCTGGCCGAGGCCGACCTGCGCGCCATCGGCGAAGTGGTCGGCATTGGCGCGGTGAAATACGCCGACCTGTCCAAGCACCGCACCAGCGACTACAGCTTCAACTTCGAACTGATGCTCAACTTCGAAGGCAACACCGCGCCTTACCTGCTGTACGCCTACACCCGCGTCGCCGGTGTGTTCCGCAAGCTGGGCAAGAGCTTTGAAGAAGTCGACGGACAGATCATCCTGCAAGCACCGCAGGAGCAGGACCTGGCCGCGCGCCTGGCGCAGTTCGGCGAGATCCTCAACAACGTCGCCGAGAAGGGCACGCCGCACGTGCTGTGCGCTTACCTGTACGACGTTGCCGGCCTGTTCTCGAGCTTCTACGAGAACTGCCCGATCCTCGCCGCCGACACCCCTGAACAGCAGCAGAGCCGCCTGCGTCTGGCCGCCCTGACCGGTCGTACCCTCAAGCAAGGTCTGCAACTGCTCGGCCTGGAAACCCTGGAGCGCATGTAA
- a CDS encoding SPOR domain-containing protein — MAAKKKPAPKRGASRYQAPAKQPIPGWLWLAIGLSVGAFVVFLMKLEPGNGEVKRTKPEQQKAEKVAEANKTAPSPQQPVKPKYDFYTLLPESEVIVPPEAVPEKTPPVPAQPPVTPAEAAKIDTARAQAALMGQTPPPAPPVIKPAATTQFFLQAGSFRKQADADKVRAQIILLGQAVKVESGTVKEETWYRVLVGPFSNREQLTVAQKQLAGSGFSNLLLQQRQTRQ; from the coding sequence TTGGCTGCCAAGAAAAAACCCGCACCCAAGCGCGGCGCGAGTCGCTATCAGGCACCTGCCAAGCAGCCGATCCCGGGCTGGCTGTGGCTGGCAATCGGCTTGTCGGTGGGCGCCTTTGTCGTGTTTCTGATGAAGCTTGAGCCTGGCAACGGCGAGGTCAAGCGCACCAAGCCCGAGCAGCAGAAGGCCGAGAAGGTCGCCGAAGCCAACAAGACCGCACCAAGCCCGCAGCAGCCGGTGAAGCCCAAGTACGACTTCTATACCTTGCTGCCGGAATCGGAAGTGATCGTGCCGCCTGAAGCGGTGCCGGAGAAAACCCCGCCGGTGCCGGCGCAACCTCCGGTCACCCCGGCGGAAGCGGCGAAGATCGACACCGCTCGTGCCCAGGCCGCGTTGATGGGCCAAACGCCACCACCTGCACCACCGGTGATCAAGCCGGCGGCGACCACCCAGTTCTTCCTGCAGGCCGGCTCGTTCCGCAAGCAGGCCGACGCCGACAAGGTCCGCGCGCAGATCATCCTGCTCGGCCAGGCGGTCAAGGTGGAGTCCGGCACGGTGAAGGAAGAAACCTGGTACCGCGTGCTGGTTGGCCCGTTCAGCAACCGTGAGCAGCTGACCGTGGCGCAGAAGCAACTGGCCGGCAGCGGCTTCAGCAACCTGTTGTTGCAGCAGCGCCAGACCCGCCAGTAA